In Fretibacterium sp. OH1220_COT-178, one genomic interval encodes:
- a CDS encoding class I SAM-dependent methyltransferase has protein sequence MDENRKTQGELDFRSPISETALLTLYFKAQETRGPDRIIEDPKVVEILEKIGVDMSRFRGKRMSQVGTVIRTRRFDRQTRRILAEWDKPVVVYLACGLDDYFLRTDSGKGVQVDLDLPDIMAVRERFLPGSERNPQNGRRGPPSPRIRLTARRRPADCVRSRTPGPSAPRPRCWRSRSGTSRPGRRTRPECRWSARRFPTLS, from the coding sequence ATGGATGAGAACAGGAAAACGCAGGGTGAGCTCGATTTCAGGAGCCCCATCTCGGAGACGGCGCTCCTGACGCTGTACTTCAAGGCGCAGGAGACCCGAGGCCCCGACCGTATCATCGAGGACCCCAAGGTGGTCGAGATCTTGGAGAAAATCGGCGTGGACATGTCCCGATTCCGGGGCAAGAGGATGTCGCAGGTGGGGACGGTCATCCGCACGCGCCGCTTCGACCGCCAGACGCGGCGCATCCTTGCGGAATGGGACAAGCCTGTGGTCGTGTACCTAGCCTGCGGGCTGGACGACTATTTCCTGCGGACGGACTCGGGCAAGGGCGTCCAGGTGGACCTGGACCTTCCGGACATCATGGCCGTGAGGGAGCGTTTCCTTCCGGGCTCGGAGCGCAACCCGCAGAATGGGCGGCGAGGGCCTCCTTCACCGCGCATACGTCTAACAGCCCGCCGACGCCCAGCAGATTGTGTCCGCAGCCGTACCCCGGGGCCTTCGGCGCCGCGGCCTCGATGCTGGCGCTCGCGGTCTGGGACATCCCGGCCAGGGCGTCGTACTCGCCCAGAATGCCGATGGTCGGCCCGCCGTTTCCCCACTCTGTCATGA